Part of the Xenopus laevis strain J_2021 chromosome 2S, Xenopus_laevis_v10.1, whole genome shotgun sequence genome is shown below.
TCAGTCTCTTTTTTGCTATCACACTTTGCATATTCTCTGCCAAAGGAGAGATTGCCAAAACCATCCCTGTTTGCAGTCGGTGACATTAATGGTCTCTACCTGTCACTGCACACAAGGGGAAAATGCTCACACACGTGTTTGAGCTGAAATTCGCCGGTGTTTGCAGTGAGGCAGATGAAAGTAATGCTACTGGCTACAGGCACAGGTAATATAGGACCAAAATCAGccaagagggttttttttgttcttttttttttaattatgaatcCACAAGGCATCAATGGGGATGATATGATTTAATGATCAATGTgcttacatttaaatatgtttgaaGCGGAATCAATAGTCCAGTTAAACATAATCTTACAGAGCTATGCAATTTGTTCTTACAGTTTTGTCTTCATCCTCAAAGACTTCCCGTGCTTCCTCAAATGAGCAGGGCTCTTCATAACATTCACTTTCCAGGTTACCTTTTTTAATTTCTTCAAAGCCTGAATTTGTTCGTTTGGCCCTTAGTATGTTGTGGGCGTTTCCATGCTTCAAAAACACTGTAAATGGTGACCATGTTATTTTAGTACTTGctggtgtgggtttttttttggtaactggATTATTATGTCatatatatcataaaaataaaagaaatcataAACATTTCTGTCCAAGTCATTGCTAGCCTTTTTTCTTGTCACCCCATAATTCAAAAGCAATATAGTTACTCCCTTCCCATAAATGTTCCCAGTGCAGGTTGCTTCAACAGATGCAGTAGACTTACAGGGTTCATATTTTAATGCTGAGCAATAGAAACACAGAGAAATGGTATAAAAAATGTGACCACAACTTTATAACTTTGTTTGATTTGTAAAAATGCTCATTGTCTTAAAGGAGCagaaaggtgaaatcactggtgggtgccaaatgttaggcacccaccaCCCCCtctcccccagtgattataatggaTTAGCCAATATAACAAGCTGGTGCTCCTGgtcactgaaaactgcactggcccaaaCCACAGAGCAAACAACTTCTGCTTTATCATTCTTCAATGATCTCTGGCCTGTACagtaaaaacaactttttgttGCTTAAAGTTTAGCTTTTTACTCTACTGCCCATGCTTCAGGAAGCGAAAGAGGATATGGAAGTGCAAGAAGATCTTGCGCTGCACATACAGAAGTAATTAATTATGTCATTATAATCACTAGCGGGTGCCTAACAGttgacctttccttctctttaaatgCACTGAATGCTAATTTGGCAGGTACAAATCCATGCTGCTGGAATTATGGGTGCAAatgctgcactgtgggtaaaaacatgttgaattgcatctgaaattgcactttgcaccccagGGCCACTAAAGaactttagcagtgaagatctgggGCTCACAGTGGGCCCCCAGTAATTCCCCATATAATTGTTCCCATCCTATTACGGTGAATATCACCCAATAAGCAATTAACTAAACATTACAAagagcatggggggggggataataataaaaaaaggcaagTTAGAAGAATGTGCACGTGTGCACCAATAAGGTAGTAAAGATTGGCAGTCCGAGCAAACAAGGGAAGGAGATCATAACTTAGGCTCAATACATCACCTAACCTGTACATGCAACATGTCACATTTTGCAGAATCATCTTCTTTACAATCATATTTTAGCTTGTATGGGTCACCTAGTATACAGTCCACATGCCCTTTTCAGTTTTAGTTATGTGAAAATGCCAAAACCAGAAATGCAAATTGTAGGGCAGAGAATAAATAAACCTTGGTCCCCCAACCACAGAGAGTTCCCCTTGCCAAAAACAGCTATCAGTGTCACAACAGGTAACGGCTgacatacttaaaaaaaatagacttttcaTTAATTGGGCCACACCCAGTATTTTTTTAATCCAGTCCTAATTAGGTAGGGTCATATCCTGAACCAGAAAGCTTTTTAGGAATGTTTGTTAGTGAATAGCTTGGGTTTTAACAAATGGGTTGTGCCTGCAGCATTTATGATTATGTACTCAATGTTAAACAAACTCTAATATACTGTTTTGAAACAGAATTCCTTCTttacatttttggtatttagaatttgttttgaatttcATCTAAATAGAAATGTTACATAACTAAGGCACAAAGTCAATGATTTCAAGctttccaaaaaaatttacaaaacaggaggaacattttttttcacccccAAAAAAGCATCAGACTACTATTTGGGTTATTTACTGATTAAACATCATTATACACACCTTTATTCTTCTAGAAGTGCATCCAACCATTACATTTTACGTTAACATGTCTCTTGGTAGAGAATTCTATAAGCTGATATTATGGTAAAGAAACCTTATGCAGAGAGTAAAATCTCAATTTATTAAATCTGAAGATTTACAAAAAGAACAATACATTATAGACTTATGTTTGtttataacatattttaatttacagGGCTGTGCCTAACCCCCTAAACTGGCAAAATATTACTATTTTGGAAATATTCTGCAGTTTCTAACTTTTAAATCCAACATGGAATACATGTGGAAAACATAAGATTAACAGAAATGTTGGTATCTCGCCTAtaccatttaaaatgcattgcaaacagagatcagagAAAGCTGCACCTTGCTGTTGCTTACCATCTGTAGCTTGTTGGAGGAGGACAGCGGGTAAAGCAATAAGAATGAGCAGACATGTCTGGCCAGCTATGGTGCTATGTTTTTGAATGCAGAGCTCTTGTTTTCTCCTGGGCAGTTTACAAAGGAAAAAGAAGTCAGAAGTTCAAGGAAGTGCTGGCAAGAGCCTCTGCAAACATTTCACTTATTCCTGGCAGTTTCTGATGTAAAGGAAAACATCTCTATACATCCCAAACAGAAATGAATTCTAGACTTTGGCTATGAATTTTATTTGTTTCCATTACCCGATCTGTTCAGTGGAGACTTGTATTTGTTTAGCTGATAAGAAGGGCAATGAACAGTCTGTGACATGGACAGATGAAATGGCTGAAATCCATGCTGTCTTTCTGAATATCCTTTATCCCTACTATTACACTGTAGAAAGGTACACACAGGGAGAActaacattataataataataaaaaaaaagaataaatacggaagtaaaataataaataatataaatatagcaaattattttagctgCTTATTTGTTCAATTTCGCACGAAggatgatggtatttttagttcagcaacagctagaTATCCATAAGAAACATAATAAAcagctatggggcaaattcactaaagggcgaagtgactaacgctggcgcaaatttgccagcgtgacgtcatttcgttacttcgccgatttactaactggcgctGTCGTAAATTTGCTagagaagtggacctactctagcgctacttcgcacccttacgccaggcgaagttgtgctatggcgaagggacttaactacgctaattcaataacttgcgcattttcatgaacgttaactcttgcgccagacttgccttcaccaactgagaccagacgaagtgcaatagagtagatagggcttgcttcaaaaaaagttgaaattttttctaagtcccaaaaaacgctggtgtcttttccttttttaagggtgataggctgaaaaagatcatacatttttttgggggtaccctccttcccccctacatttcctaacatatggcacctaaactatacagtgggcacatgtatagggaaaataacaactctattttattttatgaaggtttcccaggcttgtgtagtgtaatgtatttgctgctacatatacgtccattcaactttaacttggcgccgtaagcaaattaggcatcgctagcgtaacttcgctttgcttgacgaattaacgctagcgcaaattcgctaccgttcgcctccctgagcgcaacttcggattttagtgaattagcggcgccctggcgaaacttcgcctggcgaaggcgtcgctagcgcattttcgctgcttagtggatttgcccctatgtgtcctgCAGTCTCAGCATCTTTTGTCATagtatatatacctatatataatgGAATCTTCAATGTGAGTCTATATATAATGGGAATACTATGTATGATTAGCAATTCCTTAGGATGAGCCGTTATTCCTACTGCAGAAGATACCATAATCACTGTGACAAACTGAGTATTGTAGAAATACAAAGAACTCCGGGGACATAAAACAGGCACAATTAGTTGAAATGGAATCTAATTTATAAGATTACTgtatgaggtctgacgcgtttcgtgtcctcAACTCTCATCATGCACATCATTTAACCCTGACATAGCCTGCCCATCTAATTAATACATTAACTATTCAAGTTCATTATTATAAAAAGACATTACACAGAAAATAGATTATATCCGTTATAAAAATACAGTTCAAACATCTATTCAATTTCATGTCATAATTAATGAGTTAGTTAGATTATATGATGCTTCATAATTTTATATACCGTTCACAATTTAATGTTACAATTCCCCTCTGGTAACCCATTTAATACTGTAACAAATACAGGTTACTTAGTAAAAATTAACCAATGTAGTGATTCCAATGGAAACTAATGTGTGTCATCCTAAAAGTAACGATTAATGTCGAATACCGAATGTAAACGTTGGGGCTGTCCGGTGTGTAACTTATAGATCTATTTATTTGGCTTGTAAATCCGCCCTCTTGGGCCCAAGGTTACTCTCTCTATGCCCTGTACTGATACCAATGCCATATTTCCACCATTGCATTCCTTAAAATGTCTCGATACTGGTGTACTTTCACTCCCAGATATAATGGTATTAAGATGTTCCCTTATGCTGTTCTACAGATTCCTAATGGTGCACCCAACATACTGCTTATGGCCCTTCAAGCATGTAATTAGATATACTACAGATTTCGTATTGCAATTTATATAACTTTTAATTTGATGTGTCTCCTGCGTCACACTACATACAAATGTATTCGACACTCGAATTATCTTACATGTGACACACCTCATGGATCCACATCTAAATATCCCAAACCTTGGTGCCGTTTAAAATgaaaagatatcatgatctgcgctgggtttcatactataaacgaataatttgtggttttcaggcgagAATCCGAGTTTTTccgcatcaaatccaaaaaaaaaattgcacaattttttttttacaattttattgagtcttttccagcaccagattttttcgagtaaatttattgataaaaacagTGC
Proteins encoded:
- the LOC108708966 gene encoding coagulation factor IX-like produces the protein SDFFFLCKLPRRKQELCIQKHSTIAGQTCLLILIALPAVLLQQATDVFLKHGNAHNILRAKRTNSGFEEIKKGNLESECYEEPCSFEEAREVFEDEDKTTEFWSKYFDGDQCNSNPCQNGGSCKDGINEYNCFCNAGFQGKHRETVQLIFLFAD